A portion of the Actomonas aquatica genome contains these proteins:
- a CDS encoding class I SAM-dependent methyltransferase, producing MPTTLTQPRAEKVATHQRTCCSACGCNALEEVLDLPRLPLTGIFVSPQTRADYPEFDQALLRCTACGHGQLRDSVDPIYLYQDTYTHRSSLSPISTRGNDFFHRFIEDVAGDRHFESVAEVGCNDLYLLKKLQSRATHLTGFDPIWKDHQPAEAGEIRVFGKYVEEITAEDLPERPDLVVSVHTLEHVDNPLESLRPIYAHARPGALFMIEIPSLDTLLTINRFDQVFHQHLNYFSLASAQRMVECLGGEYLDHRFNYGYWLGTMMVAFRKPADGAKASTITRAPVASAADIRAQYARYRRQMSDLTAQLRHHLDRGVPAVGFGAAQMVPTLAYHMGTDLSELQAIVDDNPDKNGRTWPSIGTTIASSAEFNDLSGHAVLLTALDSARVLIPHLIQKNARYLLVPNNPF from the coding sequence ATGCCCACCACGCTTACCCAACCCCGCGCCGAGAAAGTCGCCACTCACCAACGCACCTGCTGCTCTGCCTGCGGTTGCAACGCCCTGGAAGAGGTGCTCGACCTGCCGCGCCTGCCGCTGACCGGAATCTTCGTCTCGCCGCAAACCCGCGCCGATTATCCGGAGTTTGACCAAGCGCTGCTGCGCTGCACCGCCTGCGGTCACGGTCAGCTGCGCGACTCGGTCGATCCGATCTACCTTTATCAGGACACCTACACGCACCGCTCTTCGCTCAGCCCGATCTCGACCCGCGGTAACGATTTCTTCCATCGCTTCATCGAAGACGTGGCGGGCGACCGTCACTTCGAGTCCGTCGCCGAAGTGGGCTGCAACGACCTCTACCTGCTCAAGAAACTGCAGTCCCGCGCCACCCACCTGACCGGCTTTGATCCGATCTGGAAAGACCATCAGCCCGCCGAAGCCGGCGAGATCCGCGTGTTCGGCAAATACGTCGAGGAGATCACCGCCGAGGACCTGCCGGAACGTCCCGATCTCGTGGTTTCGGTGCACACCCTCGAGCACGTCGACAACCCCTTGGAGTCGCTCCGCCCGATCTACGCCCATGCCCGTCCGGGAGCGTTGTTCATGATCGAGATTCCGAGCCTCGACACGCTGCTCACGATCAACCGCTTCGATCAGGTGTTTCACCAGCACCTCAACTACTTCTCGCTGGCCTCCGCCCAACGCATGGTCGAGTGCCTCGGCGGCGAATACCTCGATCACCGTTTTAATTACGGCTATTGGCTCGGCACCATGATGGTGGCCTTCCGCAAGCCGGCCGACGGCGCCAAAGCCTCCACTATCACCCGCGCCCCGGTTGCGTCCGCCGCCGACATTCGCGCTCAATACGCTCGTTACCGTCGCCAGATGAGTGACCTCACCGCGCAGCTCCGTCACCACCTCGATCGCGGCGTGCCCGCGGTGGGCTTCGGCGCCGCACAGATGGTGCCTACGCTGGCCTACCACATGGGCACCGACCTCAGCGAGCTGCAGGCCATCGTCGACGACAACCCCGACAAGAACGGCCGCACCTGGCCGAGCATCGGCACCACCATCGCCTCCAGTGCCGAGTTCAACGATCTCTCCGGCCACGCCGTGCTGCTCACCGCGCTCGACAGCGCCCGCGTGCTCA
- a CDS encoding zinc-binding dehydrogenase — MKTQAAILVEQRAPLEIDEIELPALGYGHVLVEVRATRICGSQIGEIDGAKGPDRYLPHLLGHEAGGIVREVGPEVTQVKPGDHVVLHWRPGKGINAKPVSYRRGSQVINAGNITTFQQFTVVSENRLTVIPENVDFEVAALLADTLTTGFGTVTREAKVEIGESVLVIGAGGIGLGAIQAASLAGAYPVIAADLLPNKLEKASQFGATHTVNTSNYDLVESVRNLLDGEAVDVVIDGTGQPAVLDQAWQLLGRTGRLVLIGVMRHDRQFSLNTLPLHFGKVLTGTEGGSSRPAEDIPRYLRAMRGGRFDPRGMVTHRTALTDINQAITAMRQGQAVHTMVTFPAAA; from the coding sequence ATGAAAACCCAGGCTGCCATTTTGGTGGAGCAACGTGCTCCGTTGGAGATCGACGAGATCGAACTGCCCGCGCTCGGCTACGGCCATGTGCTGGTCGAGGTGCGCGCGACGCGCATCTGTGGTTCGCAGATCGGTGAGATCGACGGCGCCAAAGGCCCCGACCGCTACCTGCCGCACCTGCTCGGCCACGAGGCCGGCGGCATCGTGCGTGAGGTTGGTCCCGAGGTCACGCAGGTGAAGCCCGGAGATCACGTCGTGCTGCACTGGCGTCCGGGCAAAGGCATCAACGCCAAGCCCGTCTCCTATCGCCGCGGCTCCCAGGTCATCAACGCCGGCAACATCACCACCTTCCAACAGTTCACCGTCGTCTCGGAGAATCGCCTCACGGTCATCCCCGAGAACGTCGACTTCGAAGTCGCCGCGCTGCTCGCCGACACCCTCACCACCGGCTTCGGCACCGTCACCCGCGAGGCCAAAGTGGAGATCGGGGAGTCGGTCCTCGTGATCGGCGCGGGTGGCATCGGCCTCGGCGCCATTCAGGCCGCCAGCCTCGCCGGGGCCTACCCGGTGATCGCCGCCGACCTGTTGCCCAACAAACTCGAAAAGGCGTCCCAGTTCGGCGCTACCCACACCGTCAACACCTCCAACTACGACCTCGTCGAAAGCGTGCGCAACCTGCTCGACGGCGAGGCGGTGGATGTCGTGATCGACGGCACCGGTCAACCCGCCGTGCTCGATCAAGCCTGGCAACTGCTCGGCCGCACCGGTCGTCTCGTGCTCATCGGCGTGATGCGCCACGACCGTCAGTTTTCGCTCAATACGCTGCCACTTCATTTCGGCAAGGTGCTCACCGGCACCGAAGGCGGGTCCAGCCGCCCGGCCGAAGACATCCCGCGTTACCTCCGCGCCATGCGCGGCGGACGCTTCGATCCGCGCGGCATGGTCACGCACCGCACCGCGCTCACCGACATCAACCAAGCCATCACTGCCATGCGCCAGGGCCAGGCCGTGCACACGATGGTGACCTTCCCCGCCGCCGCCTGA